From a region of the Actinomycetota bacterium genome:
- a CDS encoding helix-turn-helix domain-containing protein — MPKLWNDTIESHRREVREAVLDTTAALAAEHGLLAVTMSRIAEETGIGRATLYKYFPDVEAILHAWHERQINAHLGHLADVREQATDDGGRLEAVMHAYALIAHESQGHHNSELAVFLHRDEQVPRAEKKLRHMIRELLTEAAASGDVRDDVAPDELASYCLHSLAAARNMQSKAAVRRLVAVTLAGLRRPR; from the coding sequence GTGCCGAAGCTCTGGAACGACACGATCGAATCCCACCGCCGCGAGGTGCGGGAAGCCGTTCTGGACACCACCGCAGCACTCGCCGCCGAGCATGGTCTGCTCGCCGTGACGATGTCGCGGATCGCCGAGGAAACCGGCATCGGACGAGCAACGCTCTACAAGTACTTCCCCGACGTCGAGGCGATCCTGCACGCGTGGCACGAGCGCCAGATCAATGCTCACCTCGGGCATCTCGCCGACGTGCGAGAACAAGCCACCGACGACGGCGGGCGACTCGAAGCCGTCATGCACGCCTACGCGCTGATCGCTCACGAGTCACAGGGACACCATAACTCTGAGCTCGCGGTGTTCCTGCATCGGGACGAACAGGTCCCCCGAGCGGAGAAGAAACTCCGGCACATGATCCGAGAGTTGTTGACCGAAGCCGCAGCCTCGGGAGACGTGCGGGACGACGTCGCGCCAGACGAGCTTGCGAGCTACTGCCTTCACTCCCTCGCGGCGGCGAGGAACATGCAGTCAAAGGCCGCTGTCCGCCGGCTTGTTGCGGTCACGCTGGCAGGTCTGCGCCGCCCGCGCTGA
- a CDS encoding plastocyanin/azurin family copper-binding protein — protein sequence MPRWVKVFVIVAVVLLVVVVIGLLTGQLGPGGPHGPGRHLGARSNATPASAQQQNTGNVGGPAAASEASRTIEVTLLDTMSFEPASINVSAGETVTFAVTNAGRDVHEFTLGDAAMHQEHAQAMAHIPAGVTHSFPNSLTLQPGETKRLTWRFGDAALEFACHERGHYEAGMRGQVMVI from the coding sequence ATGCCGCGCTGGGTGAAGGTGTTTGTCATCGTTGCGGTCGTTTTGCTCGTGGTTGTCGTCATCGGGCTTCTCACCGGCCAACTCGGCCCCGGAGGTCCCCACGGCCCTGGCCGCCATCTGGGCGCCCGGAGCAACGCCACACCCGCCAGCGCTCAGCAGCAGAACACCGGAAACGTCGGAGGGCCGGCCGCCGCGAGCGAAGCGTCCCGCACGATCGAGGTCACGCTGCTCGACACGATGAGCTTCGAGCCGGCATCGATCAACGTGTCGGCGGGAGAGACGGTCACGTTCGCGGTGACCAATGCGGGCCGGGATGTCCACGAATTCACCCTCGGGGATGCCGCGATGCACCAAGAACATGCCCAGGCGATGGCCCACATACCCGCCGGGGTGACCCATAGCTTTCCCAACAGCCTTACGTTGCAGCCCGGGGAGACCAAGCGACTGACGTGGCGATTCGGTGACGCGGCGCTCGAGTTCGCGTGCCACGAGCGGGGTCACTACGAGGCAGGGATGCGCGGCCAGGTCATGGTCATTTGA
- a CDS encoding DUF2269 domain-containing protein: protein MTMAPGLRKFALAVHLTLSIGWIGAVAAYMALDVATATSQEAQLLRSAYLGMDLIARNVLVPLAFASLITGLVMSLGTKWGLFRHYWVLISLVMTIIATAVLLVETRTISHLAGVAADPTTSADKLRALGSTLVHSVGGTVVLVVILVLNLYKPQGMTRYGCRRQQEERTQRGRTAAVP, encoded by the coding sequence ATGACCATGGCCCCGGGCCTCCGCAAGTTCGCGCTCGCCGTGCATCTCACGCTCTCGATCGGTTGGATCGGCGCGGTGGCCGCGTACATGGCACTCGACGTTGCCACTGCGACGAGCCAAGAGGCTCAGCTCTTGCGTTCCGCGTACCTGGGGATGGACCTGATCGCGCGCAACGTCCTCGTCCCGCTGGCCTTCGCTTCGCTTATCACCGGGCTCGTCATGTCGCTGGGGACCAAGTGGGGCTTGTTCCGCCACTACTGGGTCCTGATCTCCCTGGTGATGACCATCATCGCAACCGCGGTCCTGCTGGTAGAAACGCGGACGATCAGCCACCTCGCCGGAGTCGCAGCAGACCCGACAACGTCGGCCGACAAGCTGCGAGCCCTGGGTAGCACGCTGGTCCACTCCGTCGGCGGCACCGTGGTGTTGGTAGTGATCTTGGTGCTCAATCTGTATAAGCCGCAAGGCATGACGCGGTACGGGTGTCGCAGGCAGCAAGAGGAGCGAACGCAGCGCGGTCGTACGGCTGCCGTGCCGTAG
- a CDS encoding sigma-70 family RNA polymerase sigma factor, whose protein sequence is MGEREDRFTRLFASAYGPLWAYARRRVPASDVDDIVAEVLTVAWRRLDHVPDDESSLAWLYGVAYKVVGNHLRSQRRRLRLAARLAAEPASAEPSSDPGVIEALSALRPEDREVLRLAAWEGLGAPQIAIVLGCSSNAAALRLSRARARLRDRLTGSASSRTQARRKEIDV, encoded by the coding sequence ATGGGTGAGCGAGAAGACCGCTTCACCCGGCTCTTCGCGTCCGCGTACGGGCCGCTATGGGCATACGCGCGCCGCAGGGTCCCCGCTTCAGATGTGGACGACATCGTCGCCGAGGTCCTGACCGTTGCCTGGCGGCGGCTCGACCACGTTCCGGACGATGAGTCGAGCCTGGCGTGGCTGTATGGCGTCGCCTACAAGGTTGTCGGCAACCATCTGCGCTCCCAACGCCGGCGGCTGCGCCTCGCCGCTCGCCTTGCCGCCGAACCCGCGTCCGCCGAACCTTCATCAGACCCAGGGGTGATCGAGGCCTTGTCGGCCCTGCGGCCCGAGGACCGGGAGGTCCTGCGCTTGGCGGCGTGGGAAGGACTCGGCGCCCCACAGATCGCCATCGTTCTCGGATGCAGCTCCAACGCAGCAGCGTTGCGCCTCAGCCGAGCCCGCGCGCGACTTCGAGACCGCCTGACAGGATCCGCTTCCTCCCGGACACAGGCTCGTCGGAAGGAGATCGATGTCTGA
- a CDS encoding cupin domain-containing protein → MDFSVGRIVLRADDAALIRLGKIDARILVSGADTAGAFGLVESGIQPRVLAGPMHTHVNEQGFWYVLEGEFGAQVGDQEVHAGQGALVLAPRGVPHTYWNPGDTPARYLEIFSPAGLELMFERLGAILIGDEKASAPEAFNLLESFGLAMDFDSVATLSERHGVSLTGD, encoded by the coding sequence TTGGACTTCTCAGTCGGACGCATCGTCCTTCGTGCGGATGACGCCGCTCTCATCAGACTCGGCAAGATCGATGCGCGGATCCTGGTTTCCGGAGCGGATACGGCAGGCGCCTTCGGCCTCGTCGAATCGGGGATCCAGCCGCGAGTGCTTGCGGGACCGATGCACACCCACGTCAACGAGCAAGGTTTCTGGTACGTCCTCGAAGGCGAGTTCGGCGCGCAAGTCGGCGACCAAGAGGTGCACGCCGGTCAAGGGGCGCTCGTCCTCGCGCCCCGAGGCGTCCCACACACCTATTGGAATCCCGGTGATACTCCTGCGCGCTACCTCGAAATCTTCTCTCCCGCGGGGCTGGAACTGATGTTTGAGCGCCTGGGAGCGATCCTGATCGGCGATGAGAAGGCCAGCGCCCCGGAGGCATTCAACCTGCTGGAATCCTTCGGACTCGCGATGGACTTCGACAGCGTGGCCACTCTTTCGGAACGTCACGGCGTCTCGCTAACAGGAGACTAG
- a CDS encoding class I SAM-dependent methyltransferase, giving the protein MPELEGIERRVLQSNLWKTLTQRMTLPWALRIAPLPTDADVLEVGSGGGFNAEMFLRRFPRWRFTASDYDPEMVALTRTRLERYDSRLRVEQADATSLAFPDASFDLMISMFVWHHVGDWQKALAESARVLRPGGKLLLVDLTSAFFPPPVAKLFPPMSHYSIRDVRAAIPEAGFARWRISSVGPFLYRALAQTAGE; this is encoded by the coding sequence ATGCCCGAGCTGGAAGGGATCGAGCGACGCGTACTTCAGAGCAACCTCTGGAAGACGCTCACCCAGCGAATGACATTGCCGTGGGCGCTTCGCATCGCGCCGCTGCCAACCGACGCCGACGTGCTCGAGGTGGGCTCGGGAGGTGGATTCAACGCCGAGATGTTCCTCCGACGCTTCCCCCGCTGGCGCTTCACGGCCAGCGACTACGACCCCGAGATGGTCGCGCTGACGCGCACCAGGCTGGAGCGCTACGACAGCCGGCTGCGCGTCGAACAGGCCGACGCGACCTCGCTCGCCTTTCCCGACGCGAGCTTCGATCTGATGATCAGCATGTTCGTCTGGCATCACGTCGGCGACTGGCAGAAGGCGCTCGCGGAGTCGGCTCGAGTTCTGCGACCCGGAGGCAAGCTCCTGCTCGTCGACCTCACGTCGGCCTTCTTCCCCCCACCGGTGGCGAAGCTGTTCCCGCCGATGAGCCATTACTCGATCCGGGACGTCCGTGCTGCGATCCCCGAGGCAGGCTTTGCGCGCTGGCGGATCTCGAGCGTGGGTCCGTTCCTGTATCGCGCGCTGGCGCAGACCGCAGGCGAGTAG
- a CDS encoding adenylate/guanylate cyclase domain-containing protein, which translates to MNEADGRTTEATFLFADLSGFTALTEAHGDLDAAQIAKRFSALTKNALAGDARLVKTIGDEVMIVASTPREGASTALALARAVKAESLFPAVRAGLHHGPAVEQDSDFFGAAVNLAARVAGHARSGQILCTDTVASNIPGSGIETIAAGLGHFKNISEPVRLFEIVDPQHRDGASDVDPVCQMRIASGTAQGQLVYAGRTWLFCSFDCARTFAERPDTYTGG; encoded by the coding sequence ATGAACGAGGCGGATGGAAGAACGACTGAAGCAACATTCCTTTTCGCCGACCTATCGGGCTTCACCGCCCTGACCGAGGCGCACGGAGATCTCGACGCCGCACAGATCGCCAAGCGCTTCTCGGCACTCACGAAGAACGCGCTCGCCGGAGACGCCCGACTCGTCAAGACGATCGGCGACGAGGTGATGATCGTCGCCTCTACTCCGCGGGAAGGAGCCTCTACAGCTCTTGCCTTGGCGCGGGCCGTCAAAGCCGAGTCGCTCTTCCCGGCCGTGCGGGCCGGTCTCCATCACGGTCCCGCCGTGGAGCAGGATTCCGACTTCTTCGGTGCTGCCGTCAACCTGGCAGCGCGAGTCGCGGGTCACGCGCGCTCGGGCCAGATCCTGTGTACCGACACCGTCGCCTCCAACATTCCCGGCTCGGGTATCGAGACCATCGCCGCCGGCCTGGGACACTTCAAGAACATTTCGGAGCCCGTGCGCCTGTTCGAGATCGTCGATCCCCAACACCGCGACGGCGCCAGCGATGTTGATCCCGTGTGCCAGATGCGAATCGCGTCAGGCACAGCCCAGGGCCAGCTCGTCTACGCCGGACGCACATGGCTCTTCTGCTCGTTCGACTGCGCGCGCACGTTTGCCGAGCGGCCCGACACCTATACGGGAGGCTGA
- a CDS encoding plastocyanin/azurin family copper-binding protein yields MPVFKLKFLAVPAAAGLLALAACGGGTDAGPTSGGEVRTVEVRALDTLRFEPASLSVTKGEKIRFVVTNSGKIDHEFVVGDEETQMAHEDQSGEMDHMAAESLAALDLKPGETKEATVTFDEAGKVLFGCHEPGHYNGGMVGTITVG; encoded by the coding sequence ATGCCTGTGTTCAAGCTCAAGTTCTTGGCCGTCCCGGCAGCTGCGGGTTTGCTGGCTCTTGCCGCGTGCGGCGGTGGTACCGATGCGGGACCGACGTCCGGGGGAGAGGTTCGCACTGTCGAGGTCAGGGCGCTCGACACCTTGCGCTTCGAGCCCGCTTCCCTCAGCGTTACCAAAGGCGAGAAGATCCGGTTCGTCGTGACCAACTCAGGGAAGATCGACCACGAGTTCGTCGTCGGCGACGAAGAGACACAGATGGCCCACGAGGACCAATCCGGTGAGATGGACCACATGGCCGCCGAGTCACTGGCGGCGCTGGACCTGAAGCCCGGCGAGACCAAGGAGGCGACCGTCACGTTCGACGAGGCGGGCAAGGTCTTGTTCGGCTGCCACGAGCCGGGTCACTACAACGGCGGGATGGTCGGAACGATCACCGTCGGCTAG
- a CDS encoding ABC transporter permease yields MNLVLGARVPVARRNILADRRRLVTGVFGVGAAIALIFLLQSLWGGFQVQLGSYAKNVGAQVFVGDLGTRTSWESSVVPLAAIDQIRAIPGVERADPIFLRSTILTLHARKVFAALVGYEPGALGGPWRISAGHGVQTAGEVVIDRTLARQHDIGLGDALEVQGARFRVVGLSDGTRTWMSAYVFVSREAAAGLYKTSGTASFILVETTQPAAVSARIAREVALTPLEVRELVRNDRKLIAAIMQGPIELMVLIAFAAGTLIVALTVYSQVVERVREYGIVKALGAGWKRLFAIVLGQTLVLAALGLIAGFGLSKAGGWLVIWLRPQFWLSLSGTQALQVVGAAAAMALLAAVVPTRRIARLDPASVYRG; encoded by the coding sequence GTGAACCTTGTGCTGGGTGCTCGAGTTCCGGTCGCTCGCCGGAACATCCTCGCCGACCGCAGGCGGCTCGTGACCGGTGTCTTCGGTGTCGGCGCGGCGATCGCGCTGATCTTCTTGCTGCAGAGCCTGTGGGGCGGCTTCCAGGTGCAGCTCGGCTCCTATGCGAAGAATGTGGGCGCCCAGGTCTTCGTTGGTGACCTCGGGACGCGCACGTCGTGGGAGTCGTCGGTCGTGCCGCTCGCGGCGATCGACCAGATCCGCGCGATCCCGGGTGTCGAGCGCGCGGATCCGATCTTCCTCCGCTCCACGATCCTCACGCTCCATGCGCGCAAGGTCTTCGCCGCGCTCGTCGGATACGAGCCTGGAGCGCTCGGCGGGCCGTGGCGGATCAGCGCAGGACACGGTGTGCAGACCGCCGGCGAGGTGGTCATCGACCGGACGCTCGCCCGCCAGCACGACATCGGACTGGGCGATGCGCTCGAGGTCCAGGGCGCGCGGTTCCGCGTGGTCGGGCTGTCGGATGGGACGCGGACCTGGATGAGCGCGTACGTCTTCGTGTCCCGCGAGGCCGCCGCCGGCCTTTATAAGACATCGGGAACGGCGAGCTTCATCCTCGTCGAGACGACGCAGCCCGCTGCGGTGTCGGCTCGCATCGCTCGCGAGGTCGCTCTCACGCCGCTCGAAGTTCGCGAGCTGGTTCGGAACGATCGCAAGCTGATCGCTGCGATCATGCAAGGACCCATCGAGCTGATGGTGCTCATAGCCTTCGCCGCCGGCACGCTCATCGTCGCTCTGACCGTCTACTCGCAAGTCGTCGAACGCGTCCGCGAATACGGGATCGTCAAGGCGCTGGGCGCCGGATGGAAGCGCCTGTTTGCGATCGTGCTCGGACAGACCTTGGTTCTCGCGGCGCTCGGTCTCATCGCAGGCTTCGGGTTGTCCAAGGCAGGGGGCTGGCTGGTGATCTGGCTGCGCCCGCAGTTCTGGCTGAGCCTCTCCGGAACGCAAGCGCTCCAGGTCGTAGGCGCGGCCGCGGCGATGGCGCTGCTCGCCGCCGTCGTCCCGACGCGGCGGATCGCGCGCCTCGACCCGGCGAGCGTGTATCGAGGGTGA
- a CDS encoding ABC transporter permease yields the protein MAAPIGRRNLFAERRRALLGIAGVATALLLVLALNGIFAGVMRQVTKVIDESPADVLVAQAGVRNMHMVYSVIPAESVERVRAMPDVAWAEPLLYDLDAVVGHNGERQNSYVFGYVPGRRGGPSRLIAGAAPGPEEIVLDRLGAQRIGARVGSSIEVFGARWRVSGLTDGLTNITNTVSYVRLEDFARVRQTAGVVSYVLVGARAAPGALARRISTATGLSALTRAEFSAQERRAVQDMSTDLMRIMTVAAFAIGLAVVALTLYASTLSRLREVGVMKAIGARSGLLGRVVISQAVWTVGAALSLAVPLTFGLGWVVERASGSISLAVEPGSVVTAAVAAAALGALGALVPLIKVSRVDPATVFRRAS from the coding sequence ATGGCGGCTCCGATCGGCCGGCGCAACCTCTTCGCCGAACGACGCCGCGCGTTGCTCGGCATCGCAGGCGTCGCCACGGCGCTGCTGCTGGTGCTCGCGCTCAACGGCATCTTCGCCGGCGTGATGCGCCAAGTCACCAAAGTGATCGACGAGTCGCCGGCCGATGTGCTCGTCGCGCAAGCCGGAGTGCGCAACATGCACATGGTTTACTCCGTCATCCCCGCCGAGTCTGTGGAACGCGTTCGCGCCATGCCGGATGTCGCATGGGCGGAGCCGCTTCTGTACGACCTCGACGCCGTCGTCGGTCACAACGGCGAGCGTCAGAACTCCTATGTGTTCGGCTACGTGCCGGGTCGGCGCGGCGGCCCGAGCAGACTGATCGCCGGCGCGGCGCCCGGTCCAGAAGAGATCGTGCTTGACCGACTCGGCGCGCAGCGGATCGGCGCGCGCGTGGGCTCGAGTATCGAGGTTTTCGGTGCACGTTGGCGCGTCTCCGGCCTGACCGACGGGTTGACCAACATCACCAACACCGTGTCCTACGTCCGGCTCGAAGACTTCGCCCGCGTGCGGCAGACCGCCGGCGTCGTGAGCTACGTGCTGGTCGGCGCGCGCGCTGCGCCCGGGGCGCTGGCGCGCCGGATCTCGACTGCGACCGGGCTCTCAGCGCTCACGCGAGCGGAGTTCTCCGCGCAGGAGCGCAGGGCCGTCCAGGACATGTCGACCGACCTGATGCGCATCATGACCGTCGCCGCGTTCGCCATCGGGCTCGCGGTCGTCGCGCTGACGCTGTACGCGTCGACCCTGTCGCGGCTTCGCGAGGTCGGTGTGATGAAAGCGATCGGGGCGCGCTCGGGTCTACTCGGCCGGGTCGTCATCTCTCAGGCGGTGTGGACGGTGGGCGCGGCGCTGTCGCTGGCCGTTCCGCTGACGTTCGGACTCGGCTGGGTGGTCGAGCGCGCGTCGGGGAGTATCTCGCTCGCGGTCGAGCCGGGCTCCGTGGTGACCGCTGCCGTCGCGGCGGCAGCGCTGGGTGCGCTCGGCGCGCTCGTGCCGCTGATCAAAGTCTCTCGAGTCGATCCCGCCACTGTCTTCCGGAGGGCATCATGA
- a CDS encoding ATP-binding cassette domain-containing protein, producing MNEIAIRAQGLTKTFGEGDVQVRAVRGVDLEVRRGEVLLIMGPSGSGKTTLLSMLGGMLRPSEGRLEIDGVDLASLPESKLPTFRARRFGFVFQDFNLLSALSAEENVEFALNLGGESGKKAREHARTLLRGFGLGERLRFKPHKLSGGEKQRIAIARALANEPAVILADEPSANLDSKIGHEIARLLRRAASEQGRAVVIVSHDQRLKDIADRILWLEDGEFRAISQMATDPVCGMAVERGGTPHFSLDGQTYFFCSTACRDEFAASPPARFRVAAGGAR from the coding sequence ATGAACGAGATCGCGATCCGAGCCCAGGGGCTCACCAAGACATTCGGGGAAGGCGATGTGCAGGTGCGGGCCGTCCGCGGCGTGGATCTGGAAGTGCGCCGCGGCGAGGTCCTGCTGATCATGGGGCCCTCCGGCAGCGGGAAGACGACGTTGCTGTCGATGCTTGGCGGCATGCTTCGCCCGAGTGAAGGACGCCTTGAGATAGACGGCGTCGATCTCGCGTCCTTACCGGAGTCGAAGCTGCCCACATTCCGCGCGCGCCGCTTCGGCTTCGTGTTCCAGGACTTCAACCTGCTGTCGGCGTTGAGCGCCGAGGAGAACGTCGAGTTCGCCCTCAATCTCGGAGGCGAGAGCGGCAAGAAGGCGCGCGAGCATGCCCGGACGTTGTTGCGGGGCTTCGGGTTGGGTGAGCGGCTGCGGTTCAAGCCGCACAAGCTCTCGGGCGGGGAGAAGCAGCGGATCGCGATCGCCCGGGCGCTTGCGAACGAGCCGGCCGTGATCCTGGCCGACGAGCCGTCGGCGAACCTCGATTCCAAGATCGGCCACGAGATCGCCCGGCTGCTCCGGAGGGCCGCGTCCGAGCAGGGACGCGCGGTGGTGATCGTGAGCCACGACCAGCGCCTGAAGGACATCGCCGACCGGATCCTGTGGCTCGAGGACGGAGAGTTCCGGGCCATCAGCCAGATGGCCACCGACCCGGTTTGTGGCATGGCCGTGGAACGCGGCGGGACGCCCCATTTCAGCCTGGACGGCCAGACCTACTTCTTCTGCTCGACCGCCTGCCGCGACGAGTTCGCCGCCTCCCCACCGGCCCGCTTCCGCGTCGCCGCTGGAGGGGCGCGATGA
- a CDS encoding metal-sensitive transcriptional regulator, with protein sequence MTRSHQEEVLGRLRRIEGQVSGIRKMHEEGRYCIDVLDQISAARAGLDAAALLILEDHVNSCVRDAVDGAERDTKTSEMLDAVRRFVRSK encoded by the coding sequence GTGACCAGGAGCCACCAGGAGGAGGTGCTCGGCCGGCTCCGCCGGATCGAGGGCCAGGTCTCTGGCATCCGCAAGATGCACGAGGAGGGCCGCTACTGCATCGATGTTCTCGACCAGATCTCCGCCGCGCGCGCCGGCCTCGACGCCGCCGCGCTGCTCATCCTCGAAGACCACGTGAATAGTTGCGTGCGAGACGCCGTCGACGGCGCCGAGCGTGACACCAAGACCTCCGAGATGCTCGACGCCGTCCGGCGTTTCGTAAGGAGCAAATGA
- a CDS encoding response regulator transcription factor, translated as MSMGSATVLVVDDERKIRDTVRSYLERDGYAVLVADTGQRAIEAAARATPDLVVLDLMLPDLSGEEVARSLRAVSEVPIIMLTAKASEEDRVAGLKLGADDYLVKPFSPRELLARVEAVLRRSRGGSASAATSFDGGRLRIDRETREVAVDDEAVSLTRSEFDLLTALASRPARVFSRYELVTRVQGYDYEGYERAIDVHVKNLRRKLGEDPHHPRTILTVTGVGYKFGGKPDA; from the coding sequence ATGAGCATGGGATCCGCGACGGTTCTTGTGGTCGACGACGAGCGGAAGATCCGCGACACGGTTCGCTCGTATCTTGAGCGCGACGGGTATGCGGTGCTCGTCGCCGACACCGGACAGCGCGCGATCGAGGCAGCAGCGCGCGCAACACCCGATCTGGTCGTGCTGGATCTGATGCTTCCCGATCTCTCCGGTGAGGAGGTCGCACGGTCGCTCCGTGCCGTCTCCGAGGTGCCGATCATCATGCTCACCGCGAAGGCCTCGGAGGAAGACCGGGTCGCCGGGCTGAAGCTCGGCGCCGACGACTATCTCGTTAAGCCGTTCAGCCCCCGTGAGCTGCTCGCGCGCGTCGAAGCGGTCCTGCGTCGAAGCCGCGGAGGCAGTGCATCCGCAGCGACATCCTTCGATGGGGGCAGGCTTCGCATCGATCGGGAGACGCGCGAGGTCGCCGTCGATGACGAGGCGGTGTCACTGACGCGCAGCGAGTTCGATCTGCTCACGGCGCTCGCATCGCGGCCTGCGCGCGTCTTCTCGCGCTACGAGCTGGTGACGCGCGTGCAGGGCTACGACTACGAGGGCTACGAGCGTGCGATCGACGTCCACGTCAAGAACCTGCGCCGCAAGCTCGGCGAGGATCCGCACCACCCGCGCACCATCCTCACGGTGACCGGCGTCGGCTACAAGTTCGGAGGCAAGCCGGATGCCTAG
- a CDS encoding ATP-binding protein codes for MPRTFSFKLGAAFAGIGIAAAALTAILVNVAFGSRFTGYLDSQRAARTEQLVDALADSYDRSDGWDTSDLEKLAPLALMDGGTLRLEDTSGSRVWEASSAALGDHYATAHRAMMNSGALGPERRLAISVDGKGVGVAWVRIPEPGVLPADVSFRSAVNRLLLYGGIAAGLAALLLGIVLARRATAPARALTGAARALASGDRAQRVDYQAADEFGEMAQTFNLMADTIEEEDRLRRVFASDVAHELRTPLAILRSEIEALQDGVRTSTPAALGSLHEETLRLTRLVGDLETLARADAAGFSLERAPTDLATLARETVAEFEPFFGDRGIRIEARLEAAPAEADPVRMRQVISNLLSNALKFSPDGGRLTVETTQDGAWSVLRVADEGHGIPADEIARVFDRFFRGTGARGTGSGIGLTVVRELARAHGGDASVSNEAGRGAAFAVRIPSSAPRAVHTVSSSRDATVGSNEGRT; via the coding sequence ATGCCTAGGACGTTCTCGTTCAAGCTCGGCGCCGCGTTCGCAGGGATCGGGATTGCCGCTGCGGCGCTGACCGCGATCCTGGTGAACGTCGCGTTCGGATCGCGCTTCACGGGCTATCTCGACTCCCAGCGCGCCGCGCGCACCGAACAGCTCGTGGACGCGCTCGCGGACTCCTACGACCGGTCGGACGGTTGGGACACCTCGGATCTGGAGAAGCTCGCACCCCTGGCACTGATGGACGGCGGCACCCTGCGGCTCGAAGACACCTCAGGGAGTCGCGTCTGGGAGGCATCGTCGGCAGCGCTCGGCGATCATTACGCGACGGCCCACCGCGCGATGATGAATAGCGGCGCGCTCGGACCGGAACGCCGGCTGGCGATCTCGGTCGACGGGAAGGGGGTCGGCGTGGCATGGGTTCGGATCCCCGAACCGGGCGTGCTTCCTGCCGACGTCTCGTTCCGCTCTGCGGTCAACCGCCTGCTGCTCTACGGTGGCATCGCCGCCGGGCTGGCCGCCTTGCTGCTGGGCATCGTGCTCGCCCGCCGCGCGACCGCGCCGGCCCGCGCGCTGACCGGCGCCGCCCGCGCGCTCGCGTCGGGCGACCGAGCCCAGCGCGTGGACTATCAGGCCGCCGACGAGTTCGGTGAGATGGCTCAGACGTTCAATCTGATGGCTGACACGATCGAGGAGGAGGATCGCCTGCGGCGCGTCTTCGCCTCCGATGTCGCCCACGAGCTTCGTACGCCGCTTGCGATCCTGCGCTCTGAGATCGAGGCGCTTCAGGACGGCGTTCGCACCTCGACGCCGGCTGCGCTCGGGTCGCTTCACGAGGAGACGCTTCGGCTGACCCGGCTCGTCGGGGATCTCGAGACCCTCGCCCGGGCCGACGCGGCGGGCTTCTCGCTCGAGCGCGCGCCTACCGATCTGGCGACGCTCGCGCGCGAGACGGTCGCCGAGTTCGAGCCGTTCTTCGGCGATCGAGGCATCCGCATCGAGGCACGCCTCGAAGCTGCGCCCGCCGAGGCAGACCCGGTCCGCATGCGCCAGGTGATCTCGAATCTGCTGTCCAACGCCTTGAAGTTCTCGCCCGACGGTGGCCGGCTCACCGTCGAGACTACGCAGGACGGTGCGTGGTCGGTGCTACGCGTTGCAGACGAAGGCCACGGCATCCCGGCCGACGAGATCGCCCGCGTGTTCGACCGGTTCTTCCGCGGCACCGGCGCGCGCGGAACGGGCTCGGGGATCGGACTGACCGTGGTGCGAGAGCTGGCGCGCGCGCACGGCGGAGATGCTTCGGTGTCGAACGAAGCCGGCCGGGGAGCAGCCTTCGCGGTGCGGATCCCTTCATCGGCTCCTCGCGCCGTCCACACAGTCTCTTCATCCCGCGACGCTACGGTGGGGTCGAACGAAGGGAGGACATGA
- a CDS encoding SHOCT domain-containing protein, whose protein sequence is MWHWGWGWWMGFGMVAFWVLVGVGIWLLARTSPPRDHSPREILAERFARGEISAEEYDERRRVLTKR, encoded by the coding sequence ATGTGGCACTGGGGTTGGGGTTGGTGGATGGGCTTCGGAATGGTCGCCTTCTGGGTACTGGTCGGTGTCGGTATCTGGTTACTCGCCCGGACTTCGCCGCCTCGCGATCACAGCCCGAGGGAGATCCTCGCGGAGCGGTTCGCGCGTGGCGAGATCTCCGCCGAGGAGTACGACGAGCGACGCCGCGTACTGACCAAGCGATAA